The following coding sequences are from one Bos taurus isolate L1 Dominette 01449 registration number 42190680 breed Hereford chromosome 26, ARS-UCD2.0, whole genome shotgun sequence window:
- the PDCD4 gene encoding programmed cell death protein 4 isoform X1 — MDVENEQILNVNPTDPDNLSDSLFSGDEENAGTEEIKNEINGNWISASSINEARINARAKRRLRKNSSRDSGRGDSVSDNGSEGLRCGVSAPTSPKGRLLDRRSRSGKGRGLPKKGGAGGKGVWGTPGQVYDVEEVDVRDPNYDDDQENCVYETVVLPLDEMAFEKTLTPIIQEYFEHGDTNEVAEMLRDLNLGEMKSGVPVLAVSLALEGKASHREMTSKLLSDLCGTVMSTNDVEKSFDKLLKDLPELALDTPRAPQLVGQFIARAVGDGILCNTYIDSYKGTVDCVQARAALDKATVLLSMSKGGKRKDSVWGSGGGQQSVNHLVKEIDMLLKEYLLSGDMSEAEHCLKELEVPHFHHELVYEAIVMVLESTGESTFKMILDLLKSLWKSSTITLDQMKRGYERIYNEIPDINLDVPHSYSVLERFVEDCFQAGIISKQLRDLCPSRGRKRFVSEGDGGRLKPESY, encoded by the exons ATGGATGTAGAAAATGAGCAGATACTGAATGTAAACCCTACAG accCAGATAATTTAAGTGACTCTCTCTTTTCTGGTGATGAAGAAAATGCTGGGActgaggaaataaagaatgagaTAAATGGAAATTGGATTTCGGCGTCTTCCATTAATGAAGCTAGGATTAATGCCAGGGCAAAAAGGCGGCTGCGGAAAAACTCATCCCGGGACTCCGGCAGAGGTGATTCCGTCAGTGATAATGGAAGTGAAGGCCTTAGATGTGGAGTATCTGCACCAACCAGTCCAAAGGGAAGGTTGCTGGATAGGCGATCCAGATCTGGGAAAGGACGGGGATTACCAAAGAAAG GTGGTGCTGGAGGCAAAGGTGTCTGGGGCACACCTGGACAGGTGTATGATGTGGAGGAGGTAGATGTGAGAGACCCCAACTATGACGATGACCAG GAGAACTGTGTTTATGAAACTGTAGTTTTGCCTTTGGATGAAATggcatttgaaaagactctgacaccGATTATACAGGAATATTTTGAGCATGGAGATACTAATGAAGTTGCG gaaatgctaAGAGATTTAAATCTTGGAGAAATGAAAAGTGGAGTACCAGTGTTGGCAGTGTCCTTGGCATTGGAGGGAAAAGCCAGTCACAGAGAAATGACGTCTAAGCTTCTTTCCGATCTTTGTGGGACAGTAATGAGCACAAATGATGtagaaaaatcatttgataaaTTGTTGAAAGACCTACCTGAATTAGCACTGGATACTCCTAGAGCACCACAG TTGGTGGGCCAGTTTATTGCTAGAGCTGTTGGAGATGGAATATTATGTAATACCTATATTGACAGTTACAAAGGAACTGTAGATTGTGTACAGGCTAg agCTGCTCTGGACAAGGCTACTGTGCTTTTGAGTATGTCTAAAGGTGGAAAGCGCAAAGACAGTGTTTGGGGCTCTGGAGGTGGGCAGCAGTCTGTTAATCACCTTGTTAAAGAG ATTGATATGCTGCTGAAAGAGTATTTACTCTCTGGAGACATGTCTGAAGCTGAACATTGCCTTAAGGAACTGGAAGTACCTCATTTTCACCACGAGCTTGTATATGAA GCCATTGTAATGGTTTTAGAGTCAACTGGAGAAAGTACATTTAAGATGATTTTGGATTTATTAAAATCTCTTTGGAAATCTTCCACCATTACTCTAGACCAAATGAAAAGA GGTTATGAGAGAATTTACAATGAAATTCCGGACATTAATCTGGATGTCCCACATTCATACTCTGTGCTTGAGCGATTTGTGGAAGATTGTTTTCAGGCTGGAATAATTTCCAAACAACTCAGAGATCTTTGTCCTTCAAG gggtAGAAAACGTTTTGTAAGTGAAGGAGATGGAGGTCGTCTTAAACCAGAGAGCTACTGA
- the BBIP1 gene encoding BBSome-interacting protein 1, with product MAETKSMFREVLPKQGQLYVEDITTMVLCKPKLLPLKSLTLEKLEKMQQAAQDTIHQQEMTEKEQKITH from the exons ATGGCAGAAACGAAGTCGATGTTCCGGGAAGTTCTTCCAAAACAAG gGCAGTTGTATGTAGAAGATATAACCACAATGGTGCTATGTAAACCCAAACTTTTACCATTAAAATCTCTGACTCTGGAAAAACTGGAGAAAATGCAGCAAGCAGCACAGGATACAATTCACCAACAGGAAATGacagaaaaggaacagaaaataacTCACTGA